The Amycolatopsis jiangsuensis nucleotide sequence TTCGGGGTTTCCGATGGGGCCACCACCACGCCGAAGCCAACCCGTTCGCCTCGCCGAAATCGTGACCAGCTTCGACCCGCGCCTGAGCGGCTGCCGCGCCATGGTCACCGGCGCGGCGAGCGGAATCGGCGCCGCCGTCGCGACCCGGCTCGCGGAACTCGGCGCGCACGTGGTGGTGTGCGACATCGACGAAGCAGGCGCGGCGCGTACGGCCGAGCGGATCGGCGGCGAGCCGCTGGCCATCGACCTCAGCGAAACCGCCGAGCTGGCCGACCGGCATCCACGGTCTGCGCGCCAGCGCGTACAAATCCGCCTACGTCAGTGCCGAACACGGACTCCTGGGGCTCTCGAAGGTCCTCGCGGTGGAAGGTGCGGCCCGCGGCGTCACCAGCAACTGCGTGTGCCCGGGCTACGTTCGCACGCCGCTGGTCGAGAACCAGCTGGCCGACCAAGCCGCAGTGCACGGGGTGAGTACCGCGAAGTGCTTGCCGACGTACTGCTCGCGCGATCGGCGGTGAAGCGTCTGATCGAACCGGCGGAAGTGGCCGAAGCGGTGGCGTACCTGTGCTCGCCGGCCGCGGCGTGGGTCACGGGTACCGAGTTGACTCTCGACGGGGGATGGAGCGCGTCGTGAACACGGCGGCGGAAGGCAGGTGGGCATGAGCAGTTCCGTGATCGACGTGGAGCGCACCGCGCTCCTCGTCATCGACATGCAGAACGACTTCGTCGAAGAGGGGGCGCCGCTGGAGTTTCCCGAAGGCCGGGGCGTCATTCCGGCCATCCAGCAGGTTCTCGAAGCCGCGCGTGCCCGGGACCTGCCGGTGGTCTACGCCGCGCACGTCCACCGTCACGGCGGGGCGGACATGGGCATCCACCGTGAGCTGTATCCGCCGGTCGCGGCGGGAGAGGCGCTCGTGGACGGCGGACGCGGAGCGGACATCCATCCCTCGCTCACGCCGCGGCCGGGCGAGCCGGTGATCAAAAAG carries:
- a CDS encoding cysteine hydrolase family protein, with protein sequence MSSSVIDVERTALLVIDMQNDFVEEGAPLEFPEGRGVIPAIQQVLEAARARDLPVVYAAHVHRHGGADMGIHRELYPPVAAGEALVDGGRGADIHPSLTPRPGEPVIKKHRYNSFYATDLEIILRGLGVETVVLTGMTTECCVLGTARGALERGFRSVVLSDACASCDYPDLGAGPMSATEMHRAALRVMSLTSSQLSGTDEFLARLP